In Janthinobacterium sp. J1-1, a single genomic region encodes these proteins:
- a CDS encoding GNAT family N-acyltransferase, producing MQNIIATNDTKSRPVQLVLSQASTAEELREVQRLRYKVFIETMGLTSLANADGLDSDEFDAHCDHLIVRDADTLKVVGTYRVLSASKAAKLGRLYSENEFDLSRLNHLRGRMVEAGRACIHPKYRGGSVIMLLWSGLAEYMRRERCDYLVGCASISLADGGHNAVAVYQALAEKHLAPSEYRVTPHLPFPIHKVEAAQKPQVPPLIKGYLRSGAWICGEPAWDPDFESADMFMMMPLANLDERYARHYGVTPV from the coding sequence ATGCAAAACATAATCGCTACAAACGACACCAAGTCGCGGCCGGTACAACTGGTACTCAGCCAGGCAAGCACGGCCGAAGAGCTGCGCGAAGTACAGCGCCTGCGCTACAAGGTCTTTATCGAAACCATGGGCCTGACGTCGCTGGCCAATGCCGATGGCCTCGACAGCGACGAGTTCGACGCCCATTGCGATCACCTGATCGTGCGCGACGCCGATACCCTCAAAGTGGTCGGTACCTACCGCGTGCTGAGCGCCTCCAAGGCCGCCAAGCTGGGGCGCTTGTACTCCGAAAATGAATTCGACCTGAGCCGCCTGAACCACCTGCGCGGCCGCATGGTCGAAGCGGGGCGCGCCTGCATCCATCCGAAGTACCGTGGCGGCAGCGTGATCATGCTGTTGTGGTCGGGCCTGGCGGAGTACATGCGCCGCGAGCGCTGCGACTACCTGGTCGGTTGCGCCAGCATCAGCCTGGCCGACGGTGGCCACAATGCGGTGGCGGTTTACCAGGCGCTGGCGGAAAAGCATCTGGCGCCGTCCGAGTACCGCGTCACGCCGCACCTGCCGTTCCCTATCCACAAGGTGGAAGCGGCCCAGAAGCCGCAAGTGCCGCCATTGATCAAGGGTTACCTGCGTTCAGGCGCGTGGATTTGCGGCGAACCGGCCTGGGATCCTGATTTCGAGAGTGCCGACATGTTCATGATGATGCCGCTGGCGAATCTGGACGAGCGCTATGCGCGTCATTACGGGGTGACGCCGGTCTGA